Proteins from one Dermacentor variabilis isolate Ectoservices chromosome 1, ASM5094787v1, whole genome shotgun sequence genomic window:
- the LOC142587184 gene encoding uncharacterized protein LOC142587184 — protein sequence MCGALRLVKCRLLVTALAALFLANQVAADVTKPKEITDKAGAKDSNGGDLIGESTGYKHRRITKPSSLEVDTPVEPVGYQNQGTYERSGYVKGYAKLRDATYGKISYSRDDSYRQERDYESPSMHERVNYGKVKYSHGGDDDAGYRESDDSRPGAAVDDSNTYSNDGYLTPIYNRGDYVRVSHQRGTYRHKSRPSGMSYVPVEYTRQVYPYEQGDQQAGGQVGYSSRLHNNKIGGSSSVFDGGSYNYADANRYQAVGGDYDFGSNKPHLQPGSSIQGGLSIFGGYGQGNGNLRYRDFVPYYGSDGYYSRHDNGGYGLQSFGSSVREGQSKPYEEYSNALNEGGYDEAYAGQSQRYGTKPSSGKKTHKQNGSNRSGLGAYIVGVEYIGRTPLLLQTQPPHSAPAKEEQYWK from the coding sequence GTAAAATGCAGGCTGCTGGTCACTGCACTCGCAGCATTGTTCCTGGCGAATCAAGTAGCCGCCGATGTTACGAAACCGAAAGAGATTACGGACAAAGCAGGGGCCAAAGACTCGAATGGCGGTGACCTGATTGGCGAAAGCACGGGCTACAAACACAGACGCATCACCAAGCCATCTTCACTCGAGGTGGACACTCCGGTGGAGCCTGTCGGCTACCAGAACCAAGGAACCTATGAACGCTCTGGGTATGTAAAGGGTTACGCGAAGCTCCGAGACGCAACGTATGGCAAGATAAGCTACAGTCGCGATGATTCCTACCGGCAGGAGCGGGATTACGAGAGCCCGTCGATGCACGAGAGGGTTAACTATGGCAAAGTTAAGTACAGCCACGGAGGCGACGACGATGCAGGCTACAGAGAGAGTGATGACTCGAGGCCTGGCGCCGCAGTTGATGACAGCAACACGTACAGTAACGACGGCTACCTGACGCCCATCTACAACCGAGGAGACTACGTGCGAGTGAGCCACCAGAGAGGAACCTACCGCCACAAGAGCCGCCCGAGCGGAATGTCCTACGTACCGGTCGAGTACACCCGCCAAGTGTACCCGTACGAGCAAGGGGACCAGCAGGCTGGAGGCCAGGTCGGCTACTCCTCGCGGCTCCACAACAACAAGATCGGCGGCAGCAGCTCGGTGTTCGACGGCGGAAGCTACAACTATGCCGACGCCAATCGTTACCAGGCCGTGGGCGGCGACTACGACTTCGGGTCGAACAAGCCGCACTTGCAGCCGGGATCTTCTATCCAGGGTGGCCTAAGCATCTTTGGCGGTTACGGTCAGGGAAATGGCAACCTGCGGTACCGAGACTTTGTCCCGTACTACGGCTCGGACGGGTACTATAGCCGCCACGACAACGGAGGTTACGGGCTCCAGAGCTTTGGCTCCAGCGTACGCGAAGGTCAGTCCAAACCGTACGAAGAGTACAGCAACGCTCTCAACGAGGGCGGCTATGACGAAGCGTACGCTGGGCAGAGTCAAAGGTACGGCACGAAGCCCTCGTCAGGGAAGAAGACGCACAAGCAGAATGGCAGCAACCGCAGTGGACTGGGCGCCTACATAGTCGGCGTCGAGTACATTGGCCGCACCCCGCTTCTCCTGCAGACACAACCACCGCACAGCGCACCCGCCAAGGAAGAACAGTACTGGAAGTGA